A genome region from Crossiella equi includes the following:
- a CDS encoding YggT family protein: protein MLGFVLGWILTLFILVLIARVIADWATTLEARGEFWAQARRFTHTVTEPVIAPVRRILPPVRFGSFGLDLAFTVVFVAALLLRSFLW, encoded by the coding sequence GTGCTCGGCTTCGTCCTCGGCTGGATCCTGACCCTGTTCATCCTGGTGCTGATCGCCCGGGTGATCGCGGACTGGGCCACCACCCTGGAGGCCCGCGGCGAGTTCTGGGCCCAGGCGCGGCGGTTCACCCACACCGTCACCGAACCGGTCATCGCCCCGGTCCGCCGGATCCTGCCCCCGGTGCGCTTCGGCTCCTTCGGCCTGGACCTGGCCTTCACCGTGGTCTTCGTCGCGGCTCTGCTCCTGCGCTCATTCCTGTGGTGA